A window of the Syntrophothermus lipocalidus DSM 12680 genome harbors these coding sequences:
- a CDS encoding cytochrome c biogenesis protein ResB, with translation MNKMLRTKKMHRLLSSMKIGLGLLALIGLTSIIGTLYAPDGFSRTFFFKMLLLFLSFNIGLCSLNQLARCLKAGVKGRTANLSRQLALLLLHGGVALVLVSMVVNSYFGYSGELRIVQGSKENIAKVIPTEKQLFLMLDTFKIEFNIDGSPSQYYSYVTVLDKNSVQGHYCLSVNHPLNYGKIKIYQQSFGYLVKVEAESCTGEKVEKLLYEGQSLQVPGTGRTVKMYKYIPNFDPAYGMISKTLRPDNPRMLFSVYEGGTLVGVGVASQDEKISVDDSPAHVRFRGVQPFTILKVKSDPGLPLAAIGGVMLIVGVCLSGYPRKADRRKELSASLKADSESVDSIVDNPQ, from the coding sequence ATGAATAAAATGTTAAGAACAAAAAAAATGCATCGTTTGCTCTCGTCAATGAAAATAGGGTTAGGACTGCTGGCACTGATTGGGCTAACCTCCATTATAGGCACCTTGTACGCACCTGATGGTTTTTCTCGCACCTTTTTTTTTAAGATGTTACTGTTGTTCTTGTCTTTCAACATAGGCTTATGCAGTCTTAATCAGCTTGCTAGATGCCTAAAAGCCGGTGTAAAGGGCCGAACGGCAAATCTCTCCAGACAATTGGCATTGCTGTTACTGCACGGCGGAGTGGCGTTAGTTTTAGTTAGTATGGTCGTTAACTCCTATTTCGGATACAGTGGGGAGCTGCGAATTGTTCAAGGAAGTAAGGAAAACATTGCTAAAGTAATACCAACCGAAAAACAGTTATTTCTTATGCTGGATACCTTCAAAATTGAGTTTAATATCGATGGCTCGCCTTCTCAGTATTATTCATATGTGACTGTATTGGACAAAAACAGCGTACAAGGGCATTATTGTCTGAGCGTCAACCATCCCCTTAATTATGGGAAAATTAAAATCTATCAGCAGAGTTTTGGGTACCTGGTTAAAGTTGAAGCTGAATCTTGTACAGGAGAAAAAGTGGAGAAGTTGTTGTATGAAGGGCAATCTTTACAGGTACCTGGTACAGGAAGAACAGTAAAAATGTACAAATATATTCCCAATTTCGACCCTGCCTATGGCATGATCTCAAAAACGCTCAGACCCGACAACCCAAGGATGTTGTTCTCCGTATATGAAGGTGGGACGCTTGTAGGAGTGGGAGTAGCGTCACAGGATGAAAAGATAAGTGTTGACGATAGCCCAGCGCATGTAAGATTTCGAGGGGTGCAACCGTTTACGATACTCAAAGTCAAGTCGGACCCGGGGCTACCCCTAGCCGCTATAGGTGGAGTAATGTTGATAGTAGGGGTATGCCTGTCAGGATATCCGAGGAAGGCCGACAGGAGAAAAGAACTGTCAGCATCTTTGAAAGCAGACTCAGAATCAGTCGATAGCATCGTAGATAACCCGCAGTAA
- the ccsA gene encoding cytochrome c biogenesis protein CcsA: MNALSRLLLYVTPILYLSASICYFKGSRNKRIVQTAFALSVIAFVFNLSVLVIRAIEAGRLPLANGSEFLLGFVCTTVLMYLIYQMKTKTGNVGGMVTLMASLLLLSVAILTPDQLEYVSPLLPALKSPWLAIHVLSAVTAYSGFTLAAGLALFQLTRTNSFGEEDNVYKVVATAFALLSLSIVSGAVWAEQVWGNYWSWDPKETWSLATWIVYALYLHLRWRRGWKGKNANILVVVGFVLILFTFFGVNYLLPGLHSYALKSAVQIWIA, from the coding sequence ATGAATGCATTGAGTCGGCTACTTTTATACGTCACGCCAATACTGTATCTATCTGCTTCGATTTGTTACTTTAAGGGTTCTAGGAATAAACGGATAGTTCAGACGGCTTTTGCTCTTTCTGTCATCGCTTTCGTTTTCAACCTGTCGGTGTTAGTAATTCGCGCCATTGAAGCTGGCAGACTGCCGCTGGCTAACGGAAGCGAGTTTTTACTAGGTTTTGTCTGTACTACGGTATTGATGTACTTAATATATCAGATGAAAACTAAGACGGGAAACGTAGGAGGAATGGTCACGCTCATGGCCTCGCTATTGCTCCTGTCAGTAGCAATTTTGACTCCCGACCAACTTGAATACGTAAGCCCCCTTCTTCCCGCTTTGAAAAGTCCTTGGTTAGCAATACATGTATTAAGCGCAGTCACTGCATACAGCGGTTTCACGTTGGCGGCCGGGCTAGCCTTATTTCAACTAACAAGAACAAATTCATTTGGGGAAGAAGACAACGTATACAAAGTCGTAGCTACCGCTTTCGCTTTGCTATCCTTGTCAATAGTGTCGGGTGCCGTCTGGGCAGAGCAGGTCTGGGGCAACTATTGGTCTTGGGACCCTAAGGAAACCTGGTCTCTTGCAACCTGGATTGTTTATGCACTATATCTCCACCTGCGCTGGCGAAGGGGGTGGAAAGGTAAAAATGCAAATATATTAGTAGTAGTCGGATTCGTCCTAATACTGTTCACGTTCTTTGGAGTAAACTATTTACTGCCGGGGTTACACAGTTATGCTCTAAAGTCGGCGGTGCAGATATGGATTGCCTGA
- a CDS encoding N-acetylmuramoyl-L-alanine amidase, with translation MRIEKLWLTVGKGGRPGRNITPKGLVIHWTANRSYGANARRNRDYFENHPEKKVAAHYTVDDSEVVQCVPENEMAYHVGGQKYTEKALRILGSYPNSTTIGIEMCVNRDGDFAKTYKQTVQLAAEVLKRHNLGTGDLWRHYDVTGKDCPRYFVDDNTAREFGFTDAASGWRGFIADVKAELARLTDSGSLTAKDIKGHWAEQDIKQALEEGIVSVDESGLFYPDRPATRAEVVAMLMRLDDRILGKIKQ, from the coding sequence GTGAGGATCGAGAAACTGTGGTTGACTGTGGGTAAGGGCGGTCGCCCCGGCCGCAATATAACCCCCAAGGGGCTGGTCATTCACTGGACCGCTAACCGTTCGTATGGAGCTAATGCTAGGCGTAACCGGGATTACTTTGAGAATCATCCGGAAAAGAAGGTGGCGGCTCATTACACAGTTGATGATTCAGAAGTAGTGCAGTGTGTGCCGGAGAACGAGATGGCCTATCACGTAGGAGGCCAGAAGTACACCGAAAAGGCCCTGCGGATACTCGGTTCGTACCCGAATTCCACTACCATCGGGATCGAGATGTGCGTGAACCGAGATGGGGATTTTGCCAAAACATATAAACAAACGGTTCAACTGGCGGCAGAGGTGTTGAAACGGCACAACCTGGGGACCGGTGACCTATGGAGACACTATGACGTTACCGGGAAGGACTGTCCTCGTTATTTTGTCGACGATAATACGGCTCGGGAATTCGGGTTCACCGACGCTGCTTCTGGTTGGCGGGGATTCATCGCGGATGTGAAAGCCGAGCTCGCGCGTCTGACTGATTCCGGTTCGTTGACTGCCAAGGATATAAAAGGACACTGGGCGGAGCAGGACATCAAACAGGCTCTTGAGGAAGGCATAGTCTCTGTGGATGAGTCGGGCTTGTTCTACCCCGACCGACCAGCGACCCGGGCCGAGGTAGTGGCTATGTTGATGAGGCTTGACGATCGAATTCTCGGCAAAATTAAGCAGTGA
- the rsfS gene encoding ribosome silencing factor → MTDWELAKRIADVASEEKAVDVVVLDVREMTVLADYFVIASGRSTIQVKMIAENIEDMLLEEGYRALRREGFNEGRWIVLDYGSVIVHVFRQQEREYYQLEKLWAS, encoded by the coding sequence TTGACAGACTGGGAGTTGGCGAAGAGGATTGCCGACGTTGCTTCGGAGGAAAAGGCCGTTGACGTGGTGGTGTTAGATGTTAGAGAGATGACGGTGCTGGCAGATTACTTTGTAATAGCGAGCGGTCGGAGTACCATCCAGGTCAAGATGATTGCCGAAAATATAGAGGACATGCTCTTGGAAGAGGGATACCGTGCGTTGAGGCGGGAGGGTTTCAATGAGGGGCGATGGATTGTGCTGGACTACGGCTCGGTAATTGTACACGTTTTTCGCCAGCAAGAGAGGGAATACTACCAGTTGGAAAAACTCTGGGCGAGTTGA
- the yqeK gene encoding bis(5'-nucleosyl)-tetraphosphatase (symmetrical) YqeK — protein sequence MIGLTPEQAEKEIKNKLSPRRYEHSLGVARVAREMAERFGTDPFQAYMAGILHDYAKGISGAELLAIAVRNGLLTDEVEKLVPDLLHAPVGAFLLRERLGIEDEELLSAVAKHTLGDLEMTVLDKIIFLADMLEPGRDYPGLERLKCLAERNLDRAMVYGLDLTLRYCLEQGRLIHPRTVKVRNRFLRALRELDSMVE from the coding sequence ATGATAGGACTTACCCCTGAACAAGCCGAAAAAGAGATAAAGAACAAGCTTTCACCCCGACGCTACGAACACTCTTTGGGTGTGGCCCGGGTAGCGCGAGAAATGGCTGAGAGGTTTGGAACCGATCCATTTCAGGCTTACATGGCAGGCATCTTACACGATTACGCTAAAGGCATATCGGGGGCAGAATTGCTGGCGATTGCTGTTCGAAATGGCCTGCTTACCGACGAGGTTGAGAAGCTGGTTCCGGATCTTCTGCACGCGCCGGTCGGAGCGTTTCTTTTGAGAGAACGATTGGGGATCGAAGACGAGGAGTTACTTTCAGCTGTTGCCAAGCACACTCTCGGGGATTTAGAAATGACCGTTTTAGACAAGATAATCTTCTTGGCCGATATGCTTGAGCCCGGGAGGGACTACCCGGGACTGGAGCGTCTCAAGTGCTTGGCGGAGCGGAATTTGGATAGGGCGATGGTATACGGGCTTGACCTCACCTTGCGTTACTGTTTGGAACAGGGCAGGCTTATTCACCCCCGAACGGTGAAGGTTCGGAACCGTTTTCTGCGAGCTTTGCGCGAGTTAGACAGTATGGTAGAATAA
- the nadD gene encoding nicotinate-nucleotide adenylyltransferase, protein MSQQQASIFKRIGLFGGTFDPVHYGHLVLAECARYECELDRVIFIPSARPPHKHRETVLGENYRYEMVRLAIKDNPFFEVSKAEIDRPGYSYAIDTVRYFRFEYPEAEIYFITGLDALLDLKSWKDVGELIKLCRFITAVRPGFELKEDDERLKGLPAEFWRNLRVIEVPGLHISSTDLRYRIATGKPVRYLLPRPVEDYIREHGFYRE, encoded by the coding sequence TTGAGCCAGCAGCAAGCAAGCATTTTCAAGCGAATAGGGCTATTCGGGGGCACCTTTGATCCTGTGCATTACGGGCACCTGGTTCTGGCTGAATGCGCCCGGTATGAGTGCGAATTGGACCGGGTCATTTTTATTCCTTCAGCCCGGCCCCCCCACAAGCACAGGGAAACGGTTTTGGGTGAGAACTACCGCTACGAGATGGTGCGACTGGCAATCAAGGACAATCCTTTTTTTGAGGTTTCGAAGGCAGAAATAGACCGGCCAGGTTATTCATATGCCATTGATACGGTGCGCTACTTTCGTTTCGAATACCCGGAGGCAGAGATCTACTTTATCACCGGTCTCGATGCCCTGTTAGATCTAAAATCTTGGAAAGATGTCGGTGAACTAATTAAACTCTGCCGGTTTATAACCGCGGTTCGTCCGGGGTTTGAGCTCAAGGAAGACGACGAAAGGCTCAAAGGTTTGCCTGCAGAGTTCTGGAGGAACCTTCGAGTCATTGAAGTGCCTGGACTGCATATTTCTTCCACCGATCTTCGATATCGCATTGCTACCGGCAAGCCGGTGAGGTATCTCTTGCCGAGGCCGGTGGAGGATTATATTCGGGAACATGGGTTCTACCGGGAGTGA
- a CDS encoding PLP-dependent cysteine synthase family protein yields MNWNRNQKMLDNVLQCIGLTPLVRLNRLAEGLKPVIAVKLEYTNPSGSLKDRVVYQIVEDAEKRGELKPGMILLEGTTGNTGIATCMVGAAKGYKVIIVMPEGMSEERKKTILAYGAELVLTPGAETDVDLVLEEVERQKQKYPGRVFEVGQFVRSQNVESHYETTGPEIWEQTGGTVDVFIMCQGTGGTVTGTAKFLKEKNPNVKVFISEPIESPILAEGRIGQHKIQGIADGLIPPILDFEYIDGIIQVPSDEAIAVARDLASKEGMFCGISSGCNVAAALKAAKVFPDARCIVTVINDNGLRYFSTELCGVPRTQPPLDREYKVSDEDWIRIKSRNLTIIR; encoded by the coding sequence GTGAACTGGAACCGCAATCAAAAAATGTTAGATAACGTCCTTCAATGCATAGGTTTGACGCCGCTCGTCAGGCTGAATCGTTTGGCCGAAGGCTTAAAGCCGGTCATAGCCGTCAAGCTGGAATACACTAACCCCAGCGGTAGCCTCAAAGACCGGGTAGTATATCAAATCGTCGAAGATGCGGAAAAAAGAGGCGAGCTGAAACCGGGTATGATCCTTCTGGAAGGGACGACCGGCAATACCGGCATCGCCACCTGCATGGTCGGGGCTGCCAAAGGCTACAAGGTCATCATCGTCATGCCGGAGGGTATGAGTGAAGAGAGGAAGAAAACAATCCTAGCCTACGGGGCTGAACTTGTCTTGACTCCAGGAGCCGAAACCGATGTGGATCTGGTTTTGGAAGAAGTAGAACGGCAGAAACAGAAGTATCCCGGGCGGGTGTTTGAGGTCGGTCAGTTCGTGAGAAGTCAAAACGTAGAAAGCCACTACGAGACTACTGGGCCTGAGATCTGGGAACAAACAGGGGGAACGGTCGATGTCTTCATAATGTGCCAAGGCACCGGAGGCACGGTTACCGGTACTGCCAAGTTCCTAAAAGAGAAAAATCCAAACGTAAAGGTGTTTATCTCCGAGCCTATAGAATCCCCTATTCTGGCCGAGGGCAGGATTGGCCAGCACAAGATCCAGGGCATAGCCGACGGTCTGATACCACCGATCCTGGATTTCGAATACATCGACGGCATCATCCAGGTCCCATCAGACGAGGCCATAGCCGTTGCCCGCGATCTTGCGAGCAAGGAAGGCATGTTCTGCGGCATCTCCTCAGGATGTAACGTGGCTGCTGCGCTGAAGGCCGCCAAGGTATTCCCTGACGCCCGGTGTATTGTTACGGTGATAAACGACAACGGCTTGCGTTACTTCTCTACCGAGCTATGCGGGGTTCCCCGCACCCAGCCACCCCTGGACAGGGAATATAAGGTATCGGACGAAGATTGGATTCGGATTAAAAGCCGCAACTTGACCATAATAAGGTGA
- a CDS encoding DUF5652 family protein translates to MFLNSVAQYIAEHQAVLWAVIVWSVVWKGIALWHAARGRQLAWYIALLVLNTVGVLEIIYLLFFRRKESEFLR, encoded by the coding sequence GTGTTTCTTAATTCTGTGGCCCAGTACATCGCCGAGCACCAGGCGGTTCTTTGGGCTGTCATCGTTTGGAGTGTTGTCTGGAAGGGTATTGCCCTGTGGCACGCCGCCAGGGGACGGCAACTCGCCTGGTACATCGCGCTGCTGGTTCTCAATACCGTCGGTGTCTTGGAAATAATTTACTTGCTGTTCTTCCGCAGGAAAGAGAGCGAGTTTTTAAGGTAG
- a CDS encoding glutamate-5-semialdehyde dehydrogenase: MQLYEMGRKAREAARILATASTSQKNKALMAMARALREEKSEILAANAVDMENGRKQGLTAALLDRLLLTEARIEDMAAGVEDVASLPDPIGEVIKMWRRPNGLEIGRMRVPLGVIGIIYESRPNVTADAASLCLKTGNAILLRGGEEAINSNRAIARIIAGAAQNCGIPEGAIQFVDSASREDAIELMRMNEFLDVLIPRGGKGLKEAVQANATVPVIMTGMGNCHTYVDEFADVEMATRIIINAKTQRPSVCNATETLLVHEKIAEKFLPGACAELLQRGVELRGCERTRAIVPGVKPATEQDWETEYLDLILAIRVVNSLEEAISHINRYGTMHTEAIVTKDYDNARRFLAAVDAACVFVNASTRFTDGFQFGFGAEMGISTQKLHARGPMGLEELTSTKFIVFGSGQIRE, translated from the coding sequence ATGCAATTGTACGAAATGGGGAGAAAAGCGAGGGAAGCGGCCCGCATCTTGGCCACAGCTTCGACTTCTCAGAAGAACAAGGCCTTGATGGCCATGGCCCGGGCCCTCAGAGAGGAAAAAAGCGAGATCCTGGCTGCTAACGCCGTCGATATGGAAAACGGTCGCAAACAAGGATTAACTGCCGCGCTGCTGGATCGCTTGTTGTTGACCGAGGCCAGGATCGAGGATATGGCTGCGGGAGTGGAAGATGTAGCTTCGCTGCCTGACCCGATCGGCGAGGTTATAAAGATGTGGAGGCGGCCAAATGGGCTGGAGATCGGGCGGATGAGGGTACCTTTAGGGGTCATCGGAATAATCTACGAGTCACGTCCCAATGTGACCGCGGATGCAGCCAGCCTGTGTCTGAAAACGGGGAATGCGATTCTGCTTAGGGGTGGAGAAGAGGCTATCAATTCCAACCGGGCTATAGCTCGCATCATCGCCGGGGCAGCCCAGAATTGCGGAATTCCGGAAGGAGCTATTCAGTTCGTGGATAGTGCGAGCCGCGAAGATGCCATCGAGCTGATGCGCATGAATGAGTTTCTCGATGTTTTGATTCCGCGGGGCGGCAAAGGACTTAAAGAGGCGGTGCAGGCCAACGCGACGGTACCGGTCATTATGACGGGAATGGGCAACTGCCATACATATGTGGACGAGTTTGCCGATGTAGAAATGGCGACCCGAATAATCATAAACGCCAAGACCCAGCGCCCTTCAGTCTGCAATGCTACCGAAACCCTACTTGTACATGAGAAAATTGCGGAAAAGTTTCTGCCGGGGGCGTGCGCGGAATTGCTCCAGCGAGGGGTAGAGTTGCGGGGTTGTGAACGGACCCGGGCTATCGTACCGGGGGTAAAGCCGGCTACCGAACAAGACTGGGAGACCGAGTATTTGGACCTGATACTGGCCATTCGCGTGGTTAACAGCCTGGAAGAGGCGATAAGTCATATTAACCGCTACGGCACCATGCATACAGAAGCCATCGTTACCAAGGATTATGACAACGCTAGGCGGTTCTTGGCTGCAGTGGATGCCGCCTGCGTTTTCGTGAACGCCTCCACCCGATTCACCGACGGTTTCCAATTCGGCTTTGGGGCTGAGATGGGGATAAGCACCCAGAAGCTGCACGCGCGGGGGCCGATGGGGCTGGAAGAGCTGACAAGCACGAAATTCATAGTCTTTGGCAGCGGGCAGATAAGGGAATGA